Proteins co-encoded in one Halococcoides cellulosivorans genomic window:
- a CDS encoding alpha/beta fold hydrolase translates to MATESLTDAEPIDADFEDAPWTHGSAEFDDVDIHYVEAGPSDGPIVVLLHGFPECWWTWHHQIPALAEAGFHVVAMDMRGANRSSKPASAGSYGPDHLAGDVLDLIEHFGGQSARIVGHDFGGLVAWHLGHVHSDAVERLAVLNSPHLSVYGHHLTTLAQLRRSWYVGYFQIPKIPEWGLARDDFAIFESIYDGTVDPDALTTDDVERLRRAFARPGTPTGVVNWYRGVGRWYARELFRARGVPEYPVDVPTLLCWGEDDEALVPALVADHHDWIGDLRVERFPEASHWVHFEEREAVTAALLDHL, encoded by the coding sequence ATGGCTACCGAGTCACTCACGGACGCGGAGCCGATCGATGCAGACTTCGAGGACGCGCCCTGGACTCACGGCAGCGCCGAATTCGACGACGTCGACATTCACTACGTCGAGGCCGGGCCCAGCGACGGCCCGATCGTGGTACTCCTCCACGGCTTCCCGGAGTGCTGGTGGACCTGGCACCACCAGATACCTGCCCTCGCCGAGGCGGGCTTCCACGTCGTCGCCATGGACATGCGCGGGGCGAACCGGTCTTCGAAGCCGGCCAGTGCCGGATCCTACGGGCCCGATCATCTCGCCGGCGACGTGCTGGACTTGATAGAGCATTTCGGGGGCCAGAGCGCTCGGATCGTCGGGCACGACTTCGGTGGCCTCGTCGCCTGGCACCTCGGCCACGTCCATTCCGACGCCGTCGAGCGCCTGGCGGTTCTGAACAGTCCCCACCTCTCCGTCTACGGCCATCACCTCACGACCCTCGCGCAACTCCGGCGCTCGTGGTACGTGGGGTACTTTCAGATACCCAAGATTCCGGAGTGGGGCCTCGCTCGAGACGACTTCGCCATCTTCGAATCAATCTACGACGGAACCGTCGATCCCGATGCCCTCACGACCGACGATGTCGAGCGCTTACGGCGTGCCTTCGCTCGGCCTGGCACCCCAACCGGCGTCGTCAACTGGTATCGAGGCGTCGGCCGGTGGTACGCTCGGGAACTGTTCCGTGCCCGCGGCGTCCCGGAGTACCCCGTCGATGTTCCGACGCTGCTGTGCTGGGGCGAGGACGACGAGGCGCTTGTCCCGGCGCTCGTCGCGGACCACCACGACTGGATTGGGGACCTCCGTGTCGAGCGGTTCCCCGAGGCGAGCCACTGGGTCCACTTCGAGGAGCGCGAGGCGGTGACGGCGGCGCTGCTTGACCACCTCTGA
- the purQ gene encoding phosphoribosylformylglycinamidine synthase I, translating into MTVAVVQFGGSNCDRDTVRALADLGIDAERVWHEDGLPSDPDGIVLPGGFSYGDYLRAGAMAAHSPVMESVRAAAAEGVPVLGICNGAQIGCEGGLTPGAFTTNESARFQCEHVHCRVENGDTPWTQAYDEGEIITLPIAHGEGRYEIGDDRLATLESEDRVLFRYCTPDGEVTPEANPNGSKHSVAGVIGDAGDHVAVMMPHPERATLEVLGQTEGRGVLQAFSH; encoded by the coding sequence ATGACGGTCGCCGTCGTCCAGTTCGGCGGGAGCAACTGCGATCGCGACACCGTCCGCGCGCTCGCGGATCTCGGCATCGACGCCGAGCGCGTCTGGCACGAGGACGGTCTGCCGAGCGATCCCGACGGGATCGTCCTCCCCGGCGGGTTCTCCTACGGCGATTACCTCCGGGCGGGCGCGATGGCCGCCCACTCGCCGGTCATGGAGTCGGTGCGTGCGGCCGCCGCCGAGGGCGTCCCCGTGCTCGGCATCTGCAACGGCGCACAGATCGGCTGTGAGGGTGGGCTCACTCCGGGAGCGTTTACCACCAACGAGAGCGCGCGCTTCCAGTGCGAACACGTCCACTGCCGCGTCGAGAACGGCGACACGCCCTGGACCCAGGCCTACGACGAGGGCGAGATCATCACGCTGCCGATCGCCCACGGTGAGGGGCGCTACGAGATCGGCGACGACCGCCTCGCGACCCTCGAATCCGAGGATCGTGTCCTGTTCCGGTACTGCACGCCCGACGGCGAAGTGACGCCCGAGGCCAACCCCAACGGCTCGAAACACAGCGTCGCGGGCGTGATCGGTGACGCGGGCGATCACGTCGCCGTGATGATGCCTCATCCCGAGCGCGCGACGCTCGAAGTGCTGGGTCAGACAGAAGGGCGCGGCGTCCTCCAGGCGTTTTCGCACTGA
- a CDS encoding DUF7504 family protein has product MSDAYTVDGLPFDPIPAGRAILVVGSGIGGARTVQSRLLVGPPDEAILIVAADRGVVTTVESLREVDPDLDGDRIVAIGCSGEESGTDGVRTRSVSTPTDLTGIGIQFSEGHRNLELAGYDRVRSGIASLTTLVSTATELRPIYRFLHSFTGHVRSRDGLLVCTIDDATVTDDVFHTIESSFDARIDVEADDERRVRLRGLAGQSDEWLPFE; this is encoded by the coding sequence ATGAGTGACGCCTACACCGTCGACGGACTCCCCTTCGACCCGATCCCCGCCGGGCGCGCGATCCTCGTCGTCGGATCGGGCATCGGCGGCGCACGAACGGTCCAGTCCCGACTGCTCGTCGGGCCACCCGACGAGGCAATCCTGATCGTCGCCGCCGATCGCGGCGTCGTGACGACCGTCGAGAGCCTCCGCGAGGTCGATCCGGACCTCGACGGCGACCGCATCGTCGCGATCGGCTGTTCGGGCGAAGAGAGCGGGACCGACGGGGTCCGCACGCGATCGGTCTCGACGCCGACGGATCTGACCGGCATCGGCATCCAGTTCAGCGAAGGCCATCGCAATCTTGAACTGGCGGGCTACGACCGCGTGCGGTCGGGGATCGCCTCGCTCACGACGCTGGTCTCGACGGCGACCGAACTCCGCCCGATCTACCGCTTTCTGCACTCGTTTACGGGCCACGTCAGATCGCGAGACGGGTTGCTCGTCTGTACGATCGACGACGCCACCGTGACTGACGACGTGTTCCACACCATCGAGAGTTCCTTCGACGCCCGGATCGACGTCGAGGCCGACGACGAGCGGCGGGTTCGACTCCGGGGACTGGCCGGTCAGAGCGACGAGTGGCTGCCGTTCGAATAG
- a CDS encoding archaeosine biosynthesis radical SAM protein RaSEA gives MSQGRPDATNAFNGVMREIRARNDEQYDPREPIRVWTDEDLTPDGVRTSLTAVLNTGGCRWARAGGCTMCGYVAESVPDGEVASEDILAQIDAIAAHEADALDEPAPLVKLYTSGSFLDERELSGATRKAIVERFGDRERVLVESLPEFITADRLDPLAAIGPQIDIAVGLETASDRIRQECINKVFTFEEFAAASEVAADADVGIKAYLLLKPPFLSEREALADAVESVRRCADHAHTVSVNPTNVQQYTLVEDLYHADGYRPPWLWSVASVLERTADTDAIVVSDPVGKGSDRGPHNCGECDDLVARAIEDFDRRQEPAVFDEVDCDCEQTWKEVLDRERSYGMVLDA, from the coding sequence ATGAGCCAGGGCCGCCCCGACGCGACGAACGCCTTCAACGGCGTCATGCGCGAGATCCGGGCGCGCAACGACGAGCAGTACGACCCCCGCGAGCCGATTCGAGTGTGGACCGACGAGGATCTGACCCCCGACGGCGTCCGGACGAGTCTCACCGCCGTCCTCAACACCGGTGGCTGTCGGTGGGCCCGTGCCGGCGGCTGTACGATGTGTGGCTACGTCGCCGAGTCGGTCCCCGACGGCGAGGTCGCCAGCGAGGACATCCTCGCACAGATCGACGCGATCGCCGCCCACGAGGCCGACGCGCTCGACGAACCTGCCCCGCTGGTCAAACTGTACACCTCCGGATCCTTTCTCGACGAGCGCGAACTGTCTGGAGCGACCCGAAAGGCGATCGTCGAACGCTTCGGCGACCGCGAACGCGTGCTCGTCGAGTCGCTCCCGGAGTTCATCACCGCGGACCGACTCGACCCGCTCGCGGCGATCGGCCCCCAGATCGACATCGCCGTGGGCCTGGAGACGGCCTCTGATCGGATCCGCCAGGAGTGTATCAACAAGGTGTTCACCTTCGAAGAGTTCGCCGCCGCGAGCGAGGTCGCCGCCGATGCGGACGTCGGCATCAAGGCGTATCTCCTGCTCAAGCCACCGTTCCTCTCGGAGCGCGAGGCCCTGGCGGACGCCGTCGAGTCCGTGCGGCGGTGTGCCGACCACGCCCACACCGTCTCGGTCAATCCGACGAACGTCCAGCAGTACACCCTCGTCGAGGACCTGTACCACGCCGACGGCTACCGCCCGCCGTGGCTGTGGTCGGTCGCCAGCGTCCTCGAACGGACCGCCGACACCGACGCCATCGTCGTCTCCGACCCAGTGGGGAAGGGCAGCGATCGCGGGCCCCACAACTGCGGAGAGTGTGACGACCTGGTCGCGCGGGCGATCGAGGACTTCGACCGCCGCCAGGAGCCAGCGGTGTTCGACGAAGTGGACTGTGACTGCGAACAGACCTGGAAGGAAGTACTCGATCGCGAGCGATCGTACGGCATGGTGCTCGACGCCTGA
- a CDS encoding GAF domain-containing protein, whose product MASAPSPSVLVVDPDDDRRAATVADLEHVDPDLDCNEAGDEAAALEIVENRSIDAVITSADVDGVTGLELSASIRDRQPDVSIVLHSDDISNLDTESYSDVIVEYLPRSIPDRGAALLTLVRDLVSEHRQVAYPVPDDERQRLASLRRYDVPGMKIQTTADRLSELARGHLDATIGFVGLVDAHFEEFIGCAGADWGSEDREKTICTHTVFQNRALVVPDVHDDPRFAGIEWFEKEGIRSYAGVPIRSEAGEPIGSFCVVDDAVRAFTDREVEILSEYTTELEEQLELRHAVLSGDSSGVLGGADE is encoded by the coding sequence ATGGCATCGGCCCCCTCACCATCCGTGCTCGTCGTCGACCCCGACGACGACCGGCGGGCAGCGACCGTCGCGGATCTCGAACACGTCGATCCGGACCTCGACTGCAACGAGGCCGGTGACGAGGCTGCCGCACTGGAAATCGTCGAGAATCGCAGCATCGACGCCGTGATCACCAGCGCAGATGTCGATGGCGTCACCGGGCTCGAACTGTCGGCGTCGATTCGCGATCGTCAGCCTGATGTCTCGATCGTGCTCCACAGCGACGACATCAGCAATCTCGACACCGAGTCCTACAGCGACGTCATCGTCGAGTATCTCCCCCGTTCGATCCCCGATCGTGGGGCGGCCCTGCTCACACTCGTTCGTGATCTGGTCAGCGAACACCGGCAGGTCGCATACCCCGTTCCCGACGACGAACGACAGCGACTGGCCTCGCTCCGGCGGTACGACGTGCCAGGCATGAAGATCCAGACGACCGCCGACCGCCTCTCCGAGTTGGCTCGTGGCCACCTCGACGCGACGATCGGGTTCGTCGGACTCGTCGACGCCCACTTCGAGGAGTTCATCGGCTGTGCCGGCGCGGACTGGGGGTCAGAGGACCGCGAGAAGACGATCTGTACCCACACCGTCTTCCAGAACCGGGCCCTCGTCGTCCCCGACGTGCACGACGATCCGCGATTCGCGGGCATCGAGTGGTTCGAGAAGGAAGGCATTCGGTCGTACGCGGGCGTTCCCATCCGGTCCGAAGCGGGTGAACCGATCGGAAGCTTCTGTGTCGTCGACGACGCTGTTCGGGCGTTCACCGATCGCGAGGTCGAGATTCTTTCTGAATACACGACCGAACTCGAAGAACAACTCGAACTGCGCCACGCCGTTCTGAGTGGTGATTCGAGTGGCGTCCTCGGAGGCGCCGATGAGTGA
- the folP gene encoding dihydropteroate synthase — translation MEYHEAVSSLFDLHRYGTRPGTDACRDLLAELSDPHADLTAVQIAGSNGKGSTARMLESVLREAGLTVGTFTSPHLEDVRERVRIDGRPIRRAELTAFVERIDPIVTDRAQSGAAPTFFEAVTALALWAFDRHAVDVAILEVGIGGRYDATSVVDPAASAITTVTLEHTDTLGETIPEIARDMAAVAPTDRPLVTATSGEARAVIDDETAITTVGGPDDDVCVTDHGREGLRWGVGLSGGDWSVETTLDLLGPHQTQNAGVAAALARQIAAPDERAITDGLARATWPGRFEVLDRDPLVVLDGAHNPGACERLRETLAAFEFDRLHIVVGAMADKDHRGMAEALPEADRIVATRPANDRAETPTVLSETLGDAHPGATRVIEPDVEDALEVALAGAEPSDAVVLAGSLYAVAEARSGWTRTVVEPRIDDDPSLDALFDRASVADNAIDARQRTLHTRLPVAHARALDHAIESAGGSCWISGYADRTGPVDVVVMATEATVRRALNAADLPTTVENRLRDRIGRAGAGEVAPDWPWADDPAIMGILNVTPDSFHDGGEYDEAADAIDRAREMIANGADIVDVGGESTRPGADPVDAAVERDRVVPVIDAIADDVCVSVDTRKASVARAALAAGADIVNDVSGLEDPAMVPTVADSDAGVVVMDSADTPVDPTRSVAYDDVVRDVIDALRDPVLRAERAGIDRDRILVDPGLGFGKTAAESFALLDRIDEFHALGCPVMVGHSQKSMFEAVDRPAGDCPDATQAGTTLAVARGADVIRVHDVERAVIARDVVETAHATRFDH, via the coding sequence ATGGAGTATCACGAGGCGGTCTCCTCTCTTTTCGATCTCCACCGCTACGGCACCCGGCCCGGAACCGACGCCTGTCGGGATCTCCTGGCCGAACTGAGTGATCCACACGCCGATCTCACCGCCGTCCAGATCGCCGGATCGAACGGCAAGGGCTCGACGGCCCGCATGCTCGAATCCGTGCTGCGTGAGGCGGGACTCACCGTCGGCACGTTCACCTCACCACATCTCGAGGACGTGCGCGAGCGCGTCAGAATCGACGGCCGGCCGATCAGACGCGCCGAACTGACCGCGTTCGTCGAGCGAATCGATCCGATCGTCACCGATCGCGCCCAGTCGGGTGCGGCCCCGACCTTCTTCGAGGCCGTGACGGCGCTCGCGCTCTGGGCGTTCGATCGGCACGCGGTCGACGTGGCGATCCTCGAAGTCGGCATCGGCGGGCGCTACGACGCGACGAGCGTGGTCGACCCCGCCGCGAGCGCGATCACGACGGTCACGCTCGAACACACCGACACGCTGGGCGAGACGATCCCCGAAATCGCGCGCGACATGGCCGCCGTCGCGCCCACCGATCGGCCGCTGGTGACGGCGACGAGCGGTGAGGCCCGGGCGGTGATCGACGACGAGACCGCGATCACGACCGTCGGCGGACCCGACGACGACGTGTGCGTGACCGATCACGGCCGCGAGGGCCTCCGCTGGGGCGTCGGCCTTTCTGGCGGGGACTGGTCGGTCGAGACGACCCTCGACTTGCTCGGCCCCCACCAGACGCAGAACGCCGGCGTCGCCGCCGCACTCGCCCGCCAAATTGCCGCTCCGGACGAGCGGGCGATCACCGACGGCCTGGCGCGGGCGACCTGGCCCGGCCGGTTCGAGGTGCTCGATCGCGACCCGCTGGTCGTCCTCGACGGCGCACACAACCCGGGGGCGTGCGAGCGACTGCGCGAGACGCTCGCGGCCTTCGAGTTCGATCGACTCCACATCGTCGTCGGCGCGATGGCCGACAAAGACCATCGCGGCATGGCCGAGGCGCTCCCCGAGGCCGATCGCATCGTCGCGACCCGGCCCGCGAACGATCGCGCCGAGACGCCCACGGTGCTCAGTGAGACGCTCGGTGACGCTCACCCCGGCGCGACGCGAGTGATCGAACCCGACGTCGAAGACGCGCTGGAGGTGGCGCTCGCTGGGGCCGAGCCGTCGGACGCCGTCGTGCTCGCAGGGTCGCTCTATGCGGTCGCCGAGGCGCGCTCGGGGTGGACCCGGACCGTCGTCGAGCCCCGAATCGACGATGACCCGTCGCTCGACGCGCTGTTCGACCGGGCCAGCGTCGCGGACAACGCGATCGACGCGCGACAGCGAACGCTGCACACCCGATTGCCCGTCGCCCACGCCCGGGCGCTCGACCACGCGATCGAATCTGCGGGCGGATCGTGCTGGATCTCGGGGTACGCCGACCGGACGGGTCCGGTCGACGTCGTCGTGATGGCGACCGAGGCGACCGTTCGGCGAGCACTGAATGCCGCCGACCTGCCGACCACGGTCGAGAACCGCCTGCGCGATCGGATCGGACGTGCGGGAGCAGGTGAGGTCGCTCCCGACTGGCCCTGGGCCGACGACCCGGCGATCATGGGCATTCTGAACGTCACGCCCGATAGCTTCCACGACGGCGGGGAGTACGACGAGGCCGCCGACGCGATCGACCGCGCCCGCGAGATGATCGCGAACGGCGCCGACATCGTCGACGTGGGCGGCGAGTCGACCCGTCCGGGGGCCGATCCGGTCGACGCCGCGGTCGAGCGCGACCGGGTCGTCCCGGTGATCGACGCGATTGCCGACGACGTCTGTGTCTCGGTCGACACCCGCAAGGCGAGCGTCGCGCGCGCGGCGCTTGCGGCTGGCGCGGACATCGTCAACGACGTCTCGGGCCTGGAGGATCCCGCGATGGTCCCGACGGTCGCCGACAGCGACGCGGGCGTCGTCGTGATGGACAGCGCCGACACGCCGGTCGATCCCACGCGATCGGTCGCCTACGACGACGTGGTTCGGGACGTGATCGACGCATTGCGCGATCCAGTCCTGCGCGCCGAACGCGCCGGCATCGATCGCGATCGGATCCTCGTCGACCCCGGCCTGGGGTTCGGAAAGACCGCCGCAGAGAGTTTCGCGCTGCTCGATCGCATCGACGAGTTCCACGCGCTGGGCTGTCCGGTCATGGTCGGGCACTCCCAGAAGTCGATGTTCGAGGCGGTCGACCGGCCCGCCGGGGACTGCCCCGACGCGACCCAGGCGGGCACGACGCTCGCGGTGGCCCGCGGCGCGGACGTGATCCGCGTCCACGACGTCGAACGCGCGGTCATCGCCCGCGACGTCGTCGAGACGGCCCACGCGACCCGGTTCGATCACTGA
- the purS gene encoding phosphoribosylformylglycinamidine synthase subunit PurS produces the protein MTAYTATVTVSLKTGVLDPEAETTARSLDRLGFDIEDLRSMDRFEIDLDAESADAAAERVTEMTERLLANPTIHDYEVSVADRDA, from the coding sequence ATGACGGCCTACACCGCGACCGTGACGGTCAGTCTGAAGACGGGCGTCCTCGACCCCGAGGCCGAGACCACCGCCCGATCGCTGGATCGACTCGGGTTCGACATCGAGGATCTCCGCTCGATGGACCGCTTCGAGATCGATCTCGACGCCGAATCGGCCGACGCCGCCGCCGAGCGCGTGACCGAGATGACCGAGCGCCTGCTGGCCAACCCGACGATCCACGATTACGAGGTCAGTGTGGCCGACCGAGACGCATGA